The Leishmania donovani BPK282A1 complete genome, chromosome 23 DNA segment gaggaaggatgGGGGTGTTGAGAGATCAACACGTGCTTTTCGCTCGAGCTTGTGGTAACGACTCAAGCCGTAGGTCAATCGGTGCGTGGGCCGATGAGTGTTTGGTTatggggagagagaaaggaacaaaaaaaagcgatCTAGAAGATGTGTAGAGCAACGATATCAATGCCAGTGACAGCAATCACAAGCAAGTGCACACGTTGAATCACCAGCTGCGTTGGTGCCGATGAGCACGCACAACAACTCCGCTGTCCCGGTTCGCTGAGCAATAGAATGAGAAGCACAGAGAAAATGCGCAGCACGCTCGCTGAAACGAAGAGCTGAAGGGGGAACAAAAATCACCAAAATAAAGGCCTGAAGTTTTTTCCCGTCAACCCtgtggtgctggtgccgtGGATGAGGAATACGCGGCCAAGACGAATGCGATACGAGAGAGGTGCTGAAggaggtggggggagggggagcagaAGTAGAAGAATGGAGAAAGAGACGAGctacaaaacaaaaagaaggtgTCGTGCAAAATCAGCCTTCTGCCCTcgcttttgttttctgtctCGGTTTCGATTTTTGTGTATATGTTTGTGTTTTCCGTCGTAACGCGGATCTTCGGCCGTGTTTGACGTCCACTACTGATTCCTGCGTGCTGAAAGTAtgtatatgtgcgtgcgtcagTTTAACGTCGTCTTCAGGCGTGATGCTAATCTTTCCCATAGTGTGGGTGGGCGTGTGTCACATGCATGGTATGTGAGCGTTTCAGTTTTTTGTTTTGGAGGGGGATCGTTGTTTCGTGTGAGGGTGTttgaggggagggaggaggaggagttcCATcaacccacccacacccgtTAGATCAAGCAGCACACATGCAAAGATGACGGCCGCCGTATCATCACGTGCATGTTGGGATGTGCGCCCAcagaagaaaagggagagggcgagaaaAAGTCGCGTCAAGTGCATGTGTTGGCCATCGAGCCATGCGCCCCGATGCCGccaaggggggggggccaaGAGAGGGTGAGAGAAATATGAAGTAAAGGCAGCACGGCAAAGGATAAGGAAAGGACGCAGTACAGTGGTGCCTGTGACCGCCGCATCCGAGTTGACGAACTCATCGCCGGCAGGCTTCACTGGTCCTCCATcgtttgcttgttttttgtttgtttaATGCACGTCCTTTCATGCCTGCCAACGTGCCTTAAAATGCCCGGCTGAGCGTGGCCCTTCACTGGTAATCAGGTCACGGGGCAGCACACGATGCgatatgtgtgtgtcgccaTGCATAATGGGGGTTGGGCCATATGTTCCCTTCTGTCTCTTGCACGACTTTatcggcgcagcgccaccgtaGAGAACTTGCGATCACAGCTGGTGATGCTCCGACCCTGCCGACCCGCCTTGTAGGCGGCATCTACGATGGGCAAAAAGTCGTACAAGTCCTCAAAGGCGAAGAAGTTGATCTTGTTATTGTTGCCCGTCCCGACGTCGACTCGAATGTGGCGATTTCGGTAGAAGAACATGACAGCGAACGGGTCACGGTCGTGGCCCAGCTCGTAGAGTTCGTTGAAAGCCGTCACCTCACGGGTGTCCACAAAGTAAATGGTGCAGTACTTGCGCACCTTGGGTGCAAGTTCGCTGAGCAACGCGTCCATCTGACGCGTGCGCAGGTAGTGCTCGTCAACGTTGGCTGACAAGAGGGCGgctgtcgtcgccgacgtCACCGCACATGCGCTATTTCCATCCGCATCGTCGTGCCTGCGCTTGCGGGTGGGTAGCGCCGACGAAGACGAATTCGACGATCCTTCGGCCGCTGTGGGGGTCGAAGTTGCGGTGCTACGCTTCGCCTGTCGACTGTACTCCTCCGcttccgccgcagcggaagTGTAGCTGCTAAATCGGATTAATACCAGCTTGTCTGCGGAGTCCAGCACAATGTGACGGTCAACATCCCATGCACTCTTCAGAGTGATGATATTCGCCATTCCTCACAAAGTCTCAGGATGCGCTGCCGTAACCACGGACACGAGCGCTTTCTTAGCAGAAAACTGCTCAGGGATAGGGAGCAGATGCCTCTCCTTGAGTTCCGTTCATCCGGCGCTCGAGGTCGTTGGcaagaggcggcagcagtgaagGCGGCAGAAAGAAAACGCTCAGCGAATGCCGGCAGATACGGTGATGGCGAGCAGCGAGGCGAGATCGAGGGCGCAAGCAGGTGAAGCAGCAGTCAAGTGGAGAAGAGCGATGTGAGTGCGATCGCGGGTTCGTCACTTCGGCGCCGCATGCCAGTGAGGAAAAGGCAAAGGGACGAGGAAAACAcgggaaaaagagaagagagatgTCGATGCAGGTTCACCGAGCAAGCAGCGACGTGTGGGCGCGTCGGTTCATCCTCCCCTTTGAACTTGCCGCCCGATCCccgcgtgcggcgccggcacgaACACAGGCGGGAGCACAACAGGCGTTTTgcacgcatgtgtgcatcATGAGACAAGCAGTCGCTaaaagagagagcagcgatAGACGTCACCACCAACGACCGCTTGCCGCACACTGAGCACGTGTGAGGAACATCACAGCGCGGTGTTGTTGCCgcatcgttttttttttctcctgcGGAATAGGTGCCCTACGAGCAAGCGAACTGCGCTGGAAAAAAACTAGTGGAGGGCCGATTTTCGGCAATGATGTTCCTTTATCGGCTGCTGGAAGACAGAGAGCTGaggccctccctcccctctccccgaTCTTCGTTCTCTAGGTATCTACGAGGGCCAGTTCCATGGTTCACCGAAGGCtcgggaggagggggagggagtgaGGGCGCTCGAAAGCAAAATGACGGGCCGTCGACCAATATCAGGACGGAGCGGAGCGGGGAtgggatggaggaggaaagaAGCGCAAGACAGCTACATCAAATCTATTGAATAGACTGtaaggaagagaaagaaggcaATACTCGAGCCTCCCGACTCTGTACCGCTTCGCGGAAGAGGGGCATCTCTCTCGCATCTCGAGGGAAATGCCTCGCCGCTCCCGCGACCAGACCAAACACGCCACGGAGCCATGAAACACAACCTTGGCAGCCGGTACTGTCACTCCTCTTCACAGCGCGGACACGATGCGCCCTATCGTAATTCACAGGTGCCCGGGCAGATCAGGCGATGCGCGGTTGCCTCGGAGTACGGGGGTTCGATATTCCACGGAAGGGTCTGCGGAAGGGAGAAGCCATGGTAGATTTAGACGTCGTGCCCATAAAGCGATCCCTCGTCGACGAGCGATGCACGGCAGGTGGGGCATTAGTGGCGCTTGAGGCAGTCGGAATAAAGCGGTGCGTTCCGTCAGGCGTCACCTCATACCAGCGCGTCATGCGGATGGCGGGGTTGTACGCGTTGGCCTCATCCGGTTTGGGAATAGCATTGTGTCGGGCAGCTGGCGCATAGAaactgctgcgctgcgtctgGTGGGGAAAAGCGTGAGCGCTCTCTCCATGTTTCGCATCTGGAATGTGTCACTGCAGACCGCATTAGCGTCGTCGGGACGACGGCACTGTCTGCAGATGAGGGTTTTCTCGTTCTGGGTGGGGCTGTCATGACGGTTATGCATGGCAGCACGTAGTTGTTGCACGTATGCGTGAGTGCGATGAGCCGTCCGAATTtgccacgccatccagctCAGCGCGTATGGTCGTCGGCCCACCAGGAAAGGCGAGCCTTCAGGGACATCCATGGAGGCCCCGGTGCGTTGCTCGTGCGCAGTGTTGCTGCGTGCGATGGCTTGTGGAAAAGCACCGTGGGTGTCGCGGCACAACACTGTCCAGGCGTCTCCCTCGGATGCATCGCATAAGTTGTCTGCAGTCCTTCACTCTCGCGCAGGAAAGGCATCGCACGTGATCTGTGTCATCTACGTCTAGAATCGGAATCTCAGGAACCACGGACCCCTTGGAGCGTGAGAGGGGTCTGGTCGGTCCCTCGCTCTTCGTTGCTTCCCTTCTTCTCTGCCGTGCAGCACCTTTACAGGGACGGCTTAGCTGCGGAGGCTAAAATGCTTTCCACGACGACCTGCACGAGCCACGCATGCTGCACGTCCAACGCAGCCGACTCAGCATCCACCATTTCTGCCGCGACTGACGTCCCCGATGCCGCGGCACGGTCGGCAtcgaggccgccgccaaaGTCAGTGCGGCGTCCGCGCGTGCCTCGGCCTCGGTCGTAGTACCCGCTTCTGGCACCCAATCCTACGCTAACACCACGATTTGCGTAGCGGGAGTTGTATAGCTGATAGGTGCCCAGTCCGGCCCCGCTCCTCGGCGACGCAGATGTGGCTGTCACGTTCAGTTGCGAGCGAACATGCTGCCAGGTCCGGAACTCAGCGCACGGCTCAGCGCTGCCGACGGtcacctcttcttctcgGCGCTCACGCTGCCCTGACGCGGGGGACATGTCTTGAGTGGCCAGCCGGTAGCTGTGCGATACCTTCGGAGCCGTCGGCATCGCGGCATTGCccgacgccgccacagcggtggcggttgAGGAGGCGTCAGAGGGTGATGCTACGGAAGTCGCGGTGCCGGTGAGCAGAGAcgagctgccggcggcgggggccgctgctgtcgtcaTCGCGGCCGACGGTGTAGGCGCCGCGGTGGAAGGGGAGGCAGCCGGAAGAAGGGGGTGGTCTACGGTGAGAACGGCCTTGGTGCCGATGATGCGCAGTGACTGCTGAAAGACACCCCGATCGCCGTTGTCTTCGTCAGTTGGGTGGCGAATGCTGCTCCCGCAGGTGGCGATatggagagagacgcagaggTAGGATGGGCGCGCTGGTACGGCCCTTCCCGCTGCAGACCCTTTTTCCTCGCCACCTTCCTTGGCGGTCCCTTCAATGCCATAGTACATCTCCGCCTGTACGCAGAGGGGCTCAAGGGTGTCGGGAGCACGGCGGAGCACACGGCCAACCACCATATCAGGGCACGTCCAGTcgagcaggtgcagcacgACCGCCACGGCGTCCCAGCCAAGACTATCCATGATGCCTAGCgacgcgaccgccgccggGCCGATTGAAAAAGGACTTCCGTGATCAATCGCCACCATACAGATGTGACGCACCGCGCCCACAAcgctcgctgccgcatcCACAGCGATGGAGGTTGGGGCGGGTGCCGAAGGCTTGTGCTTCGTCTCCGCCTTTGGCGTTGCCTCTGGCAGAGTCAGCGTGGCCATTGCGGTGCCAGTTGGTGTCACGGTAACGGAACTCTTCTCAGCGGTGCATGACCTCTCATTCTccatgccgccgccacttGGCCCCTCGGCATCCTTGAGCGCGCCTCCAAGGTGCGAATCCATGAAGTCGAATACCGAGAAGCCGCCATTGCTATCgactgccggcgctgctgttttAGTTGAAACCGTCGTGAAGGCGCTACGACCACCCAACGCGGTCTTCGCGGGACTCGAGACCGACGGCGCCTTGCAGCCCGTCTTGCACGTGGCACGCCGCACGCCGAGTGACTTACGCAGTTGTGTCACAGCCGCGTCCGACCAACCGCGGCggcaaccgccgccgcggtagAGAAAGAGTCGTTTCATCTCCGGCTTGCCCCgcgccacagccgctgcagcggctgcacagGCTGCCAGCGTCTCTGCCGACAGCGCGCACTCCACGACAATTTGCTTATCGCGCTcaagcagccacagcagcgccgcccgaACACCAGCCTCGTCAAAGTCTGCGCCATAGTCGACTAAATAGATGACCTCCACATCATCCACCAGAGAGTCCGCGGAGCTGTCAGACGCCATAGGAGTCGAACTGAGGGACGCGGCACCCGAACGCGCAGGCCAAGAGCCAGCGCCGGTCACCGCTGCTGAGGAAGAAAAAGGTGCtctgatgccgctgccgccgttccTGTCCGTTTCACAGCTCTGCCCGCTTGGCAGCAGGCTAAAGAACCAActccacgccgtcgccatgACGCAGTTCTTCTTTTCTTGAGCGGGGACCGACGCGGCACTAGCGCTTGCCAGGATGGAcgaggcgacgacggcgcttgTCGCGCTGGTCTTCTTCGATTCAtcctcggcaccgccgcccgccaCCGGGTCTGCCACGCTACCTGGagcacacacccgcacgtCGACCAGGGGTTTGTCTGCccccgccgcagcgcttTTATTGGCCTGAGGAAGGCGATAAAACTGCACACATCGCAACGCAACTGCACAGGCCCTCTCTGCCGacgccttcctctccgcgTCGCTagcggctgccgcgacaGCGGTACCTCTTAAGGCGTTGCAGCTGTGGGTCGCCTTGGCGTCGTCGGTGCCCACGACGACGCTGACGCGGAGGCCGCCGGCGTGAATGGCCCACCACTGCTGAAACACAGTTGGACCTGTGCCGATGATGGCAACACGGGGCGTTTCAGAGCCTCCGtcaacgccgctgctcaccTGACGCAGCAGCCCGCCACCACCAATTCCGGGTCTGCCGATGCCGCTGACACCTCCGTAGCCGCCGTAGCCAGTGAgaccacctccgccacgtGCATAGCCGGCCGAAAATTGGCTAGTGGCACGCCCTGTGCCCCTGCCCCGGTAAGAAAACCCCGTCGAGGCGACGCGCCCACTATTCCCCAGGCCGCCGGCGCTAAAGCCCGCCCAGCTCATGGGTGAGAATgtgaagagaaggaaagaggcTCGGGTTATCGAGAGTATCAGCGGGTGTGGCtctatgcgtgtgtgtgtgtgtgtgggtgtgtgggtgggtgtgttgCCAAATCCATCAAGGATGCAGCGCGACCGAAGAGCACCTTAGCGGCTccgggtggcggcggcggtgccttCTGCCCGCCTCGCGCAAAAGTCCGATGCCCGCAGCGGCAAAACGAGGAGGAGTCCGCTGAAGCCAAAGCAGACGAgtcgccgcgctgctcgtgtGCCTCTGTGCTTCCGAACGCGCAAATCGGCGAGCCCCCGGCAGGAGCTTCTGTGCACGTACTTTAtggtgtgggcgtgtgcagATGCGTGCGGCGCGGGTGAGGGTGCGCTGGCTGTCGCACGCGTCCCCGTGTGCAGAGCACAGCagagggggaaggaaagAACGAAGAAGTGGGAGAGATgtaccgccgcgccgcaccgcctaAAAGCCCGCTGGCAGGTTCAAGGTCGGAGAAAGGGATGCGTCGATGCGTGTGAGTGCTGTGGCATATGCGCAGGTCACCCTGGGAGCTGTCATGCAGTAAGAGCAGCTGTCGAGGGCAGGTGAGGAAAGATGAAGAGCAGGTTTGCGAGACGGAGAGGATGATAGCTGTTGGGCATTGCACCAGGAGAACGAGACATCCAGTGCGATCAGGATgtgcgagagaagagaaagtgCGAAGCACCCTCAAGCGTCTGCGGAGGTGAGAAAGGAAGCGCCACGTGGATGGACACACTTGTTCACTTTCCCTTCTCCAAAGCCATCCGGGGGCGCCATGTGAAGCGGGCACCAAGCGCTGCGCTTGCCATGATCActgagcacacacgcacagacgcaagTGCTGGTCTGCAGCCAAATACGCCCAGCCCAATGACGCTAGGCATGCGAGTCGCGCACAAGAGCACATGGGCACTTGCATGCCTTCACCTCCGCACTGTGCCCTCTCATCCTCCATTGTTGTATTGTGGTGATGCAGTTGGTTGTTTGTATGTACCTTCCTCCTTTGCTTTGGGTGTGAGTGAGGGgcccttctctttttgtgcATGTGGCTGCGGTGTGGAGGTGCGCAGGTGACGGTGCATGTGTATATGTCGATGAAAAACAAGCGGAGCGTATGCCGGTGCCCTCCTCAccctccccttttccctctccctctccccgaCATTGGCGCGAACGTCCACtcagggagggagaaggaggggagaggaacaCCACGCCAGGGATATGGCATAGAGAACAAAGAAGAAGGCTCAACGCAGAGAGAACCGTGCCGCCCATGAGAGCCGtaagaaggaaaaagagggcgGAAGCGGGGGGGCTCGAATGGCACCCACGAAAACGCCCGTTCGAGTGCGCAACCGGTGAGGGGAAAacagagacggagaggaggaaagggcgTGTCGgcggac contains these protein-coding regions:
- a CDS encoding spliceosomal U5 snRNP-specific protein, putative, which translates into the protein MANIITLKSAWDVDRHIVLDSADKLVLIRFSSYTSAAAEAEEYSRQAKRSTATSTPTAAEGSSNSSSSALPTRKRRHDDADGNSACAVTSATTAALLSANVDEHYLRTRQMDALLSELAPKVRKYCTIYFVDTREVTAFNELYELGHDRDPFAVMFFYRNRHIRVDVGTGNNNKINFFAFEDLYDFLPIVDAAYKAGRQGRSITSCDRKFSTVALRR